One Papaver somniferum cultivar HN1 chromosome 10, ASM357369v1, whole genome shotgun sequence genomic window carries:
- the LOC113318118 gene encoding uncharacterized protein LOC113318118 isoform X2, translating to MRGITMMNSFLQASSAAVFSKTITRNPLLGFSNSSSSWITRVKYACIKTTSLDNMFMRFGVQYYSSAVRKSSSRKSKKLGPEAVVVEKEAFYVVRKGDVVGVYKSLIDCQAQVGSVCDPSVSVFKGYSLPKETEEYLCSRGLRNAVYTLSAVDVKEDLFEKLVPCPFEQPPISDKSLPPSSIDDINGSTIQIAGPSKISKQPSTEEQQGSCFVDFDGAAKGNPGPAGAGAIIRSEDGRVLCRLREGVGIATNNVAEYRAMLLGVKYALKKGFKRVSVRGDSKLICMQVQGIWKTKSENMKILCKEAKELKEQFDSFKILHVLRDLNSAADAEANLAVLLAVFGSLMTD from the exons ATGAGGGGAATCACTATGATGAACTCATTCTTACAAGCCTCTTCGGCTGCCGTGTTTTCGAAGACTATAACGAGGAACCCTTTACTAGGGTTttccaattcttcttcatcttggatAACAAGGGTAAAGTATGCTTGCATTAAAACTACTAGTTTAGATAATATGTTTATGAGATTTGGTGTTCAATATTACTCTTCAGCTGTGCGAAAATCATCTTCCCGAAAATCTAAGAAGTTAGGTCCTGAAGCAGTAGTAGTGGAGAAAGAAGCTTTTTATGTTGTTCGAAAGGGAGATGTTGTTGGTGTTTACAAGAGTTTAATTgattgccaagctcaagttggtTCG GTGTGTGATCCGTCTGTTAGCGTATTTAAAGGGTATTCTTTACCTAAGGAGACTGAGGAATATCTTTGTTCTCGCGGTCTCCGAAATGCAGTCTATACACTCAGTGCTGTGGATGTGAAGGAAGATCTGTTTGAGAAGCTGGTGCCTTGTCCATTTGAG CAACCACCTATATCAGACAAGTCTTTGCCACCAAGCAGTATTGAT GATATAAATGGCTCAACCATTCAGATAGCAGGTCCTAGCAAGATAAGCAAACAACCTAGTACAGAAGAGCAACAA GGTTCTTGTTTTGTGGATTTCGATGGTGCTGCAAAAGGAAATCCTGGACCAGCTGGTGCTGGAGCAATAATTCGATCTGAAGATGGGCGTGTG CTCTGTCGACTGCGGGAAGGTGTTGGTATCGCAACCAACAATGTGGCTGAATATCGAGCAATGCTTTTAGGGGTGAAGTACGCCCTTAAGAAAGGTTTCAAGCGAGTTTCTGTACGAGGGGACTCCAAACTCATATGTATGCAG GTACAGGGTATTTGGAAAACAAAGAGTGAGAACATGAAAATCTTGTGCAAGGAGGCCAAGGAACTTAAAGAGCAGTTTGATTCCTTCAAGATCCTCCATGTTTTAAGG GATCTCAACTCTGCAGCTGATGCTGAAGCCAACTTGGCTGTTCTCCTAGCAG TTTTTGGCAGCCTTATGACAGATTAG
- the LOC113318118 gene encoding uncharacterized protein LOC113318118 isoform X3, which yields MRGITMMNSFLQASSAAVFSKTITRNPLLGFSNSSSSWITRVKYACIKTTSLDNMFMRFGVQYYSSAVRKSSSRKSKKLGPEAVVVEKEAFYVVRKGDVVGVYKSLIDCQAQVGSVCDPSVSVFKGYSLPKETEEYLCSRGLRNAVYTLSAVDVKEDLFEKLVPCPFEDINGSTIQIAGPSKISKQPSTEEQQGSCFVDFDGAAKGNPGPAGAGAIIRSEDGRVLCRLREGVGIATNNVAEYRAMLLGVKYALKKGFKRVSVRGDSKLICMQVQGIWKTKSENMKILCKEAKELKEQFDSFKILHVLRDLNSAADAEANLAVLLAEGQIEEDCQ from the exons ATGAGGGGAATCACTATGATGAACTCATTCTTACAAGCCTCTTCGGCTGCCGTGTTTTCGAAGACTATAACGAGGAACCCTTTACTAGGGTTttccaattcttcttcatcttggatAACAAGGGTAAAGTATGCTTGCATTAAAACTACTAGTTTAGATAATATGTTTATGAGATTTGGTGTTCAATATTACTCTTCAGCTGTGCGAAAATCATCTTCCCGAAAATCTAAGAAGTTAGGTCCTGAAGCAGTAGTAGTGGAGAAAGAAGCTTTTTATGTTGTTCGAAAGGGAGATGTTGTTGGTGTTTACAAGAGTTTAATTgattgccaagctcaagttggtTCG GTGTGTGATCCGTCTGTTAGCGTATTTAAAGGGTATTCTTTACCTAAGGAGACTGAGGAATATCTTTGTTCTCGCGGTCTCCGAAATGCAGTCTATACACTCAGTGCTGTGGATGTGAAGGAAGATCTGTTTGAGAAGCTGGTGCCTTGTCCATTTGAG GATATAAATGGCTCAACCATTCAGATAGCAGGTCCTAGCAAGATAAGCAAACAACCTAGTACAGAAGAGCAACAA GGTTCTTGTTTTGTGGATTTCGATGGTGCTGCAAAAGGAAATCCTGGACCAGCTGGTGCTGGAGCAATAATTCGATCTGAAGATGGGCGTGTG CTCTGTCGACTGCGGGAAGGTGTTGGTATCGCAACCAACAATGTGGCTGAATATCGAGCAATGCTTTTAGGGGTGAAGTACGCCCTTAAGAAAGGTTTCAAGCGAGTTTCTGTACGAGGGGACTCCAAACTCATATGTATGCAG GTACAGGGTATTTGGAAAACAAAGAGTGAGAACATGAAAATCTTGTGCAAGGAGGCCAAGGAACTTAAAGAGCAGTTTGATTCCTTCAAGATCCTCCATGTTTTAAGG GATCTCAACTCTGCAGCTGATGCTGAAGCCAACTTGGCTGTTCTCCTAGCAG AGGGTCAAATTGAGGAGGATTGCCAGTAA
- the LOC113318120 gene encoding uncharacterized protein LOC113318120 has translation MAMLMMMLRKRVIPSTSFSLRCCFSSSSSTSLPSRADFVGKGGFSKDDCVAPVSDGVLVDEAVSELQAGFLQPRVVVYDGGCRFCHNGIKRLIKIDKFKQIKFCCLQSQVAEQYMDYCGVDRESVLRRFLFVEGPNTFSQGSTAALRVASYLPLPYSALKALMIIPAPVRDAVYDYVAKHRYDWFGKEEDCEALQDPEILQRFVDRKEIWDRCWEKYREDQSE, from the exons ATGGCGatgctgatgatgatgttgagaaaGAGAGTAATTCCTTCGACCTCGTTTTCTTTGAGATgttgtttctcttcttcttcttctactagtTTACCATCTAGAGCTGATTTTGTTGGAAAAGGAGGATTTTCTAAAGATGATTGCGTTGCTCCTGTTTCTGATGGAGTTTTAGTAGATGAAGCAGTTTCAGAATTGCAAGCTGGTTTTCTTCAACCTCGTGTTGTTGTCTACGATGGTGGTTGCCGTTTCTGTCACAATG GGATAAAGAGGTTGATCAAGATTGACAAGTTTAAGCAGATCAAATTCTGTTGCCTTCAGTCTCAGGTAGCTGAACAGTACATGGACTACTGTGGTGTTGATCGAGAAAGTGTTCTTCGTCGGTTCTTGTTTGTTGAAGGCCCAAATACGTTCTCCCAAGGTTCCACAG CTGCATTGCGGGTTGCGTCTTATTTACCATTGCCGTACTCAGCATTGAAAGCTCTGATGATTATTCCAGCTCCAGTGAGAGATGCAGTGTATGATTATGTTGCCAAACACCGCTATGATTGGTTCGGGAAAGAAGAAGATTGCGAAGCTTTGCAGGATCCAGAAATACTTCAGCGTTTTGTTGACAGAAAAGAAATTTGGGATCGGTGTTGGGAGAAGTACCGCGAAGATCAGTCAGAGTAG
- the LOC113318118 gene encoding uncharacterized protein LOC113318118 isoform X1 codes for MRGITMMNSFLQASSAAVFSKTITRNPLLGFSNSSSSWITRVKYACIKTTSLDNMFMRFGVQYYSSAVRKSSSRKSKKLGPEAVVVEKEAFYVVRKGDVVGVYKSLIDCQAQVGSVCDPSVSVFKGYSLPKETEEYLCSRGLRNAVYTLSAVDVKEDLFEKLVPCPFEQPPISDKSLPPSSIDDINGSTIQIAGPSKISKQPSTEEQQGSCFVDFDGAAKGNPGPAGAGAIIRSEDGRVLCRLREGVGIATNNVAEYRAMLLGVKYALKKGFKRVSVRGDSKLICMQVQGIWKTKSENMKILCKEAKELKEQFDSFKILHVLRDLNSAADAEANLAVLLAEGQIEEDCQ; via the exons ATGAGGGGAATCACTATGATGAACTCATTCTTACAAGCCTCTTCGGCTGCCGTGTTTTCGAAGACTATAACGAGGAACCCTTTACTAGGGTTttccaattcttcttcatcttggatAACAAGGGTAAAGTATGCTTGCATTAAAACTACTAGTTTAGATAATATGTTTATGAGATTTGGTGTTCAATATTACTCTTCAGCTGTGCGAAAATCATCTTCCCGAAAATCTAAGAAGTTAGGTCCTGAAGCAGTAGTAGTGGAGAAAGAAGCTTTTTATGTTGTTCGAAAGGGAGATGTTGTTGGTGTTTACAAGAGTTTAATTgattgccaagctcaagttggtTCG GTGTGTGATCCGTCTGTTAGCGTATTTAAAGGGTATTCTTTACCTAAGGAGACTGAGGAATATCTTTGTTCTCGCGGTCTCCGAAATGCAGTCTATACACTCAGTGCTGTGGATGTGAAGGAAGATCTGTTTGAGAAGCTGGTGCCTTGTCCATTTGAG CAACCACCTATATCAGACAAGTCTTTGCCACCAAGCAGTATTGAT GATATAAATGGCTCAACCATTCAGATAGCAGGTCCTAGCAAGATAAGCAAACAACCTAGTACAGAAGAGCAACAA GGTTCTTGTTTTGTGGATTTCGATGGTGCTGCAAAAGGAAATCCTGGACCAGCTGGTGCTGGAGCAATAATTCGATCTGAAGATGGGCGTGTG CTCTGTCGACTGCGGGAAGGTGTTGGTATCGCAACCAACAATGTGGCTGAATATCGAGCAATGCTTTTAGGGGTGAAGTACGCCCTTAAGAAAGGTTTCAAGCGAGTTTCTGTACGAGGGGACTCCAAACTCATATGTATGCAG GTACAGGGTATTTGGAAAACAAAGAGTGAGAACATGAAAATCTTGTGCAAGGAGGCCAAGGAACTTAAAGAGCAGTTTGATTCCTTCAAGATCCTCCATGTTTTAAGG GATCTCAACTCTGCAGCTGATGCTGAAGCCAACTTGGCTGTTCTCCTAGCAG AGGGTCAAATTGAGGAGGATTGCCAGTAA
- the LOC113318121 gene encoding uncharacterized protein LOC113318121 encodes MAAVSTLHSSICRTNPLGYSLPSSSSVPFLGFRRRNGVAAASLTFQYFPTTKSIGAHSSTTRIRAVEEETLVSETEPETASTTVEEASPVSVPVSPSDLLTMFFQAEGTMSEADVPKVISALEEVEGVSDLQVRIVESIASVELSKQTTVQATGVASNLVEVIQGSGFKLQTLNLSFKDEEDNVE; translated from the exons ATGGCAGCAGTTTCTACACTACATTCTTCTATTTGCAGAACCAATCCTCTCGGATattctcttccttcttcttcatcagttcCATTTCTTGGTTTTCGAAGAAGAAATGGGGTTGCTGCTGCAAGTCTTACCTTTCAATATTTCCCAACTACGAAATCAATTGGTGCTCATAGTAGCACCACAAGGATAAGAGCTGTAGAAGaagaaaccctagtttcagaGACTGAGCCAGAAACTGCTTCTACTACAGTAGAAGAAGCTTCTCCCGTTTCTGTTCCTGTCTCTCCTTCTGATTTGCTCACCATGTTCTTTCAG GCTGAAGGGACAATGAGTGAAGCAGATGTCCCAAAGGTGATTAGTGCTTTAGAG GAAGTAGAGGGTGTCAGTGATTTGCAAGTTCGGATTGTTGAGAGCATTGCAAGTGTTGAG TTATCAAAGCAGACAACAGTTCAAGCTACAGGAGTAGCTTCAAACTTAGTAGAAGTCATTCAAGGATCTGGATTCAAGTTACAAACTCTGAATTTGAGCTTCAAGGATGAAGAAGATAATGTTGAATAG